AAATAAGCGAGGGGATGAAGCCACGGGCAATCTGTTGGGTGAGGGATCCTTCTGGTCCTACCAGGTGTAACTGACTGATGTAGTCTTCGAGTCGCTTGGGTCGTATACGTTCTGCTAAAGGCGCTTCCATAGCTACAAAGGTACACGGTTTCGTATTTGGTGAGCTACTTTGACGGAATTGCTGGTAACCAAAAATAGGATAGCTGCCATTTTTACCGTTTTCGTAATTTGGTGGGATATTTGACAGGCGCTGAGAAAAATAATCGATATGGACGACGGTCGTCACTTCCAATTTTCCCCGTCGGTTTACCTGATGCCGCTGTTGGTAGTAGTGCCGATGTGGTTCGTTTTTGGGTTACAATCGACGTTCCATCACTCATTTGATTTCCTGGGCATCTTGCCACGCCATTGGAGCGGTCTTCCCGGAATTGTCTTCAGTCCGTTTCTGCACGGCAACCTAGGGCACATCGCGAGTAATACGCCTCCTTTACTTATTCTTATTGCCGCGTTGGTCTATTTTTACAGAAGGCTCTCGCTTAAGGTATTGCTTTTTGGTATCCTGTTATCCGGCTTCATTACCTGGGTTATCGGCCGGGATTCCTATCATATCGGGGCCAGCGGTTTGGTATATGTGCTCGTGGGCTTCATCTTTTTTAAAGGCCTGATGACACAGTATTACCGGCTTGTGGCCTTATCGTTTGCCGTAGTGTTGATGTATGGCGGACTGATATGGTATATGTTCCCTGGCATCGACGAGGCTGTGTCGTGGGAGGCCCATTTAGGCGGTATGATCAGTGGGTTTGCCTTTGCCGTGCTCTTCCGGACGCCGAACTATCACGACGACCTGCTCTTTGAATGGCAACGGCCGGATTACGATCCGTCGAACGACAAATTCATGCAGCGCTTTGATGAGCAGGGTAATTTTGTCAATCCACCTCCGCCGGAGCCCGAGCCAGTCGAGGAGGAGCTTCAACCGGGTATTCGCTACCACTTCATCCCCATTGATAAAGAGCGAGGGGAGGATTAACGGCGTTGCCGCACGGCTTCATATAAAATAGCACCGCAGGCTACCGACACATTAAGCGAGCCGATCGTGCCGAACAACGGCAGTTTCGCTTTCTCATCCACTATTTTCAGGACCGATGGATTGATTCCTCTATCCTCCGATCCCATTATGATGGCTAGTGGGCCGGTGAGATTGACATCGTATACGTCCTGATCCGTTTTCTCTGTAGCGGCAACGGTGCGTATTCCGGAGGCCTGGAGCATGAAAACGGCGTCTTTGATATGGTCGACCTTTGAAATAGGGACGTTAAAAACAGCACCGGCTGACGTTTTGACGGTATCGCCGTTAACAGGAGCGGCTCCGGAAGACGAAATGATGATACCGTTTACCCCTGTGCATTCGGCCGTTCGGATGATGGCACCGAAATTCCGGGCGTCTGATAATTGGTCGAGCAACAGGAAGAGGGGTGTGGCTCCGCTTTCCAACACGTTTTCGATTAGCGTTTCGAGATTAT
This genomic interval from Flavobacterium sp. HJ-32-4 contains the following:
- the rlmB gene encoding 23S rRNA (guanosine(2251)-2'-O)-methyltransferase RlmB — its product is MENQHQIFGIRAIMEAVRAGKPVDKVFIQKEASGDLMRELLKTLKQHHINFSYVPAEKLNRLTSLNHQGAVAQIAPVAFHNLETLIENVLESGATPLFLLLDQLSDARNFGAIIRTAECTGVNGIIISSSGAAPVNGDTVKTSAGAVFNVPISKVDHIKDAVFMLQASGIRTVAATEKTDQDVYDVNLTGPLAIIMGSEDRGINPSVLKIVDEKAKLPLFGTIGSLNVSVACGAILYEAVRQRR
- a CDS encoding rhomboid family intramembrane serine protease, producing MDDGRHFQFSPSVYLMPLLVVVPMWFVFGLQSTFHHSFDFLGILPRHWSGLPGIVFSPFLHGNLGHIASNTPPLLILIAALVYFYRRLSLKVLLFGILLSGFITWVIGRDSYHIGASGLVYVLVGFIFFKGLMTQYYRLVALSFAVVLMYGGLIWYMFPGIDEAVSWEAHLGGMISGFAFAVLFRTPNYHDDLLFEWQRPDYDPSNDKFMQRFDEQGNFVNPPPPEPEPVEEELQPGIRYHFIPIDKERGED